A window of the Brassica napus cultivar Da-Ae chromosome A2, Da-Ae, whole genome shotgun sequence genome harbors these coding sequences:
- the LOC125587774 gene encoding sister chromatid cohesion protein PDS5 homolog B-like isoform X1 codes for MEKTPTEIVSEMGSRLLQSSRPNKGSLVKSLREAATTLSQIEQPLVTETVSKKKALKLLEAELRPLKKSIIKHDLLKNRDNDVSLLVTVCVSEIFRILAPEPPFEDKYLRDIFNLFLAEFSELSDTVSPYFSRRAKILETVSRCKCSLLMLDVDCHDLIHEMFNTFFSVVRDHYQQNLAHQKNAKVQQRKANTQQAQQSLFNDILTIMTDILKEEASSSLVGVILENLVKEGKDATPAANNLASSLIKNCTDTLEPLICSFLTSCFMEKDSIQSNLKDSYHEIIFMISLNAPQILLAIIPNLTQELLTDQVDVRIKALNLAGRIFAQPNHCSGEIYRDLFVEFLRRFSDKSAEVRMAALKCGKQCYLANPSGNKASGVLTAIQERLLDFDDRVRTQALVVACDIMKSNMKYAPLNLISEATERLRDKKISVRKKAMQQLSKVYQDYCDKCSKGYLTINDHFEQIPCKILLLCCDKDCKESWSHNVELVLSDDLYPRLLPVEERMRHWVQCFVVMNHIHLKSLNSILSQKRRFQSELRHCLTILREAKDHNVEEVKRKQKSCFVKLSSGFPDTSKAEDFFHRLDQMNDSSIFDALTLLLDELTFTKAQTIREKFLERIGANHQLFDFLRILSTKCAPTIFSSEHVRYLMDQLSSSTSDTQLKAPFIKLLLVILNMFPSYLRGSEKQFLELLEDDDSVADELTEALSKAAPYISANFSDYSPVLEKMCLEGTRSRAKHAVSAIASLATSSEKSVFSKLCKKLRDSLLCGRKIPTTLQSLACVGQYSVLAFDNIYEDISRYVYQIFQAEPSDNQPPCDQSSGCCNSCKLKIYGLKTLVKSFLPRHGQVVRKIDDLLNILKKTLRSQGLEGIKSCDDTGANVRLAAAKAVLLLSRKWDLHISPELFRLTISMGKDSNAFITKTFLTKLQKLLMENMIPRRYACAFSFSVSGPCRDLQNDSLRYINGFIRNATREARAGRDVDQRESLTDCPAYMIVFLIHVLAHDPDFPSEDCMDEHVYARFCGPLLSVLQVLLSNKEIAPFLCCILRAIKRAEDAVDACKTPRLHILADIGSSAVNTSKCIDATSPQAPRSILLPSSLYKLGQTSMSDSQNKAKSHTQNTLEQRFMERVVHIFRSQISLHDQKCQEDTPAVVLEDGDLPLLLGNQIETSMTGSTEASKNNTRCSKKRTHLGLPEKSTTTTREMKNVTSKKCKTVEGGEHISRDSTVSLRTVESEIPKKKLERHSTCSKESAGASVSNNVTSSKPSGVVSTLKDTSNHGEAIIGQRIKLLSPADGCFHHGTVERFNSKSNSHKIAFDNGDVELVCLDSESWETLSHESMGQQEILRKETESFGSRVPEVKTKQQKKKMPTKLNPTAGEESVSEVTNTSDNIGLRRSRRRRMS; via the exons ATGGAGAAAACTCCGACGGAGATTGTCTCCGAGATGGGTTCTCGTTTGCTTCAGTCATCTCGTCCGAACAAGGGCTCCCTTGTGAAATCACTTCGG GAAGCTGCTACTACTCTATCACAAATCGAGCAGCCTTTAGTCACCGAAACTGTGAGCAAGAAGAAAGCTCTGAAGCTGCTTGAAGCTGAGCTTAGACCGCTGAAGAAATCCATCATCAAGCATGACCTTCTTAAGAATCGTGATAACGACGTGAGTCTATTAGTCACTGTCTGTGTCAGTGAGATTTTTCGGATTCTGGCACCTGAGCCACCTTTTGAAGACAAGTATCTCAGG GATATCTTCAACCTCTTTCTAGCTGAGTTCTCTGAGCTCTCTGATACTGTAAGCCCTTATTTCTCGAGAAGGGCAAAGATCTTGGAGACAGTTTCTCGATGTAAATGCTCTCTGCTAATGCTGGACGTGGACTGCCATGACTTAATTCACGAGATGTTTAACACGTTTTTCTCTGTTGTAAG AGATCACTATCAACAGAATTTAGCTCATCAGAAAAACGCTAAAGTGCAGCAGCGAAAGGCTAACACGCAGCAAGCGCAACAAAGTTTATTTAATGACATTCTAACGATAATGACTGATATTCTGAAAGAAGAGGCAAGTTCGTCACTTGTCGGTGTTATTCTTGAAAATCTTGTGAAGGAGGGAAAG GATGCGACTCCTGCTGCTAATAACCTTGCGAGTTCTCTCATTAAAAACTGTACCGACACGCTTGAGCCGTTAATTTGCAGTTTTCTAACATCCTGTTTTATGGAGAAAGATTCTATCCAGTCCAATCTCAAAGATTCTTACCACGAAATCATATTCATGATCTCCTTAAATGCTCCCCAGATACTGCTAGCAATTATCCCGAACTTGACCCAGGAACTACTG ACTGATCAGGTTGATGTGAGAATAAAAGCTCTGAACTTAGCTGGAAGGATTTTTGCACAGCCTAACCACTGTTCCGGGGAGATATATCGAGATCTTTTTGTAGAGTTCTTGAGAAGATTCTCAGATAAATCTGCAGAAGTCAGAATGGCTGCATTGAAATGCGGGAAGCAGTGTTACTTGGCGAATCCCTCTGGAAATAAAGCATCTGGAGTTCTCA CTGCCATTCAAGAGCGCCTATTAGATTTCGATGATAGGGTTAGAACACAGGCTTTGGTTGTTGCTTGTGATATAATGAAGTCTAATATGAAGTATGCTCCTTTGAATCTGATCTCTGAGGCCACTGAGAGACTTCGGGATAAGAAG ATATCTGTTAGGAAGAAGGCTATGCAGCAGCTGTCAAAAGTGTATCAAGATTACTGTGACAAGTGTTCAAAAGGATATCTGACAATAAATGATCATTTTGAGCAAATCCCATGCAAAATCTTGTTGCTTTGCTGCGATAAAGATTGTAAAGAATCATG GTCCCACAATGTGGAACTTGTGCTATCCGATGATCTTTATCCTCGCCTTCTTCCAGTTGAGGAGAGGATGCGGCACTGGGTTCAATGTTTTGTCGTCATGAACCATATTCACTTGAAGTCACTCAATTCAATTTTATCTCAGAAAAGAAG GTTTCAAAGTGAATTGCGGCATTGCCTGACTATCTTGAGGGAGGCTAAG GATCACAATGTAGAAGaagtgaaaagaaaacaaaaaagctGTTTTGTAAAGCTTTCATCTGGCTTTCCAGACACTTCCAAGGCAGAAGATTTCTTTCACAGATTAGACCAAATGAACGACTCATCAATTTTTGATGCCTTAACTCTACTGCTGGATGAACTGACATTCACAAAAGCCCAGACTATTAGA GAGAAGTTTCTCGAGAGAATTGGTGCTAATCATCAACTTTTCGACTTCCTGCGCATACTTTCTACAAAATGTGCGCCTACTATATTTAGCTCAGAGCATGTCCGGTATCTTATGGATCAGCTTTCTAGCAGCACCTCTGACACGCAGTTGAAGGCTCCTTTCATCAAACTTCTTTTG GTAATCCTCAACATGTTCCCTTCTTACCTGAGAGGTTCAGAAAAACAGTTCTTGGAGCTATTAGAGGACGATGATTCAGTCGCTGACGAGCTAACTGAAGCTTTGTCAAAGGCAGCTCCTTATATTTCTGCCAACTTCAG TGACTATTCCCCTGTTCTGGAGAAGATGTGTCTGGAGGGTACTCGTTCTCGGGCAAAACATGCTGTTTCTGCCATTGCTTCGTTGGCTACATCATCTGAAAAATCTGTCTTTTCCAAGTTATGCAAG AAGCTCAGAGATTCTTTGCTGTGTGGACGGAAAATTCCAACAACTCTGCAATCTTTGGCATGTGTTGGGCAATATTCTGTCTTGGCTTTtgacaatatatatgaagatatCAGTAGATACGTATACCAAATTTTTCAA GCGGAACCATCTGATAATCAGCCTCCTTGTGATCAGTCTTCTGGTTGCTGTAACTCTTGCAAGCTAAAG ATATATGGGCTCAAAACACTTGTGAAAAGTTTCTTGCCTCGCCATGGTCAAGTCGTAAGGAAAATCGATGACTTGTTAAACATTTTGAAGAAAACACTGAGATCACAAGGACTCGAAGGCATCAAATCATG CGATGACACGGGGGCTAATGTTAGACTGGCTGCTGCTAAAGCTGTTTTATTGCTTTCAAGGAAATGGGACCTTCATATTTCTCCTGAACTTTTCCGTCTTACCATCTCGATGGGAAAG GACTCCAACGCTTTTATAACCAAGACTTTTCTCACCAAATTACAGAAGCTATTGATGGAAAATATGATACCCAGAAGATACGCATGTGCTTTTTCGTTTTCCGTGTCTGGTCCCTGCAGAGATCTGCAAAATGAT TCACTTAGATATATCAATGGATTCATCAGAAATGCTACAAGAGAAGCTCGGGCAGGTCGGGATGTAGATCAACGGGAATCACTCACTGATTGTCCAGCTTACATGATAGTGTTCCTGATCCATGTTCTTGCACATGACCCGGATTTCCCTTCAGAAGACTGCATGGATGAGCATGTCTATGCTCGATTTTGTGG CCCTCTGTTGTCGGTCTTACAAGTGCTACTTAGTAACAAGGAAATAGCCCCTTTCTTGTGTTGTATCTTGCGTGCAATTAAAAGAGCTGAAGATGCTGTTGATGCTTGTAAAACTCCT AGGCTGCATATTCTAGCTGATATTGGTTCTTCAGCTGTCAACACATCAAAATGTATTGACGCGACTTCCCCACAAGCTCCACGGTCAATTTTGCTACCATCATCGCTGTACAAACTAGGCCAAACTAGCATGTCAGACAGCCAG AACAAGGCTAAGTCTCACACTCAAAATACTTTGGAACAAAGGTTCATGGAAAGAGTAGTTCATATATTCCGATCACAGATCTCTCTG CATGATCAGAAGTGTCAGGAAGATACCCCAGCAGTTGTTTTGGAGGATGGAGATTTGCCTCTATTATTGGGAAATCAAATCGAAACCTCAATGACTGGTTCCACTGAAGCCAGCAAAAACAACACTAGGTGTAGCAAAAAGCGGACTCATTTGGGTTTGCCTGAAAAAAGTACTACTACTACCAGAGAGATGAAGAATGTTACTTCCAAGAAGTGTAAAACAGTAGAAGGGGGAGAACACATTTCTCGTGATTCCACCGTATCTTTGAGAACAGTTGAGTCGGAAATTCCTAAAAAGAAGCTAGAGAGACACAGTACTTGTTCAAAGGAGAGTGCTGGGGCAAGTGTCAGCAACAATGTTACATCTTCCAAACCTTCCGGGGT
- the LOC125587774 gene encoding sister chromatid cohesion protein PDS5 homolog B-like isoform X2 — MEKTPTEIVSEMGSRLLQSSRPNKGSLVKSLREAATTLSQIEQPLVTETVSKKKALKLLEAELRPLKKSIIKHDLLKNRDNDVSLLVTVCVSEIFRILAPEPPFEDKYLRDIFNLFLAEFSELSDTVSPYFSRRAKILETVSRCKCSLLMLDVDCHDLIHEMFNTFFSVVRDHYQQNLAHQKNAKVQQRKANTQQAQQSLFNDILTIMTDILKEEASSSLVGVILENLVKEGKDATPAANNLASSLIKNCTDTLEPLICSFLTSCFMEKDSIQSNLKDSYHEIIFMISLNAPQILLAIIPNLTQELLTDQVDVRIKALNLAGRIFAQPNHCSGEIYRDLFVEFLRRFSDKSAEVRMAALKCGKQCYLANPSGNKASGVLTAIQERLLDFDDRVRTQALVVACDIMKSNMKYAPLNLISEATERLRDKKISVRKKAMQQLSKVYQDYCDKCSKGYLTINDHFEQIPCKILLLCCDKDCKESWSHNVELVLSDDLYPRLLPVEERMRHWVQCFVVMNHIHLKSLNSILSQKRRFQSELRHCLTILREAKDHNVEEVKRKQKSCFVKLSSGFPDTSKAEDFFHRLDQMNDSSIFDALTLLLDELTFTKAQTIREKFLERIGANHQLFDFLRILSTKCAPTIFSSEHVRYLMDQLSSSTSDTQLKAPFIKLLLVILNMFPSYLRGSEKQFLELLEDDDSVADELTEALSKAAPYISANFSDYSPVLEKMCLEGTRSRAKHAVSAIASLATSSEKSVFSKLCKLRDSLLCGRKIPTTLQSLACVGQYSVLAFDNIYEDISRYVYQIFQAEPSDNQPPCDQSSGCCNSCKLKIYGLKTLVKSFLPRHGQVVRKIDDLLNILKKTLRSQGLEGIKSCDDTGANVRLAAAKAVLLLSRKWDLHISPELFRLTISMGKDSNAFITKTFLTKLQKLLMENMIPRRYACAFSFSVSGPCRDLQNDSLRYINGFIRNATREARAGRDVDQRESLTDCPAYMIVFLIHVLAHDPDFPSEDCMDEHVYARFCGPLLSVLQVLLSNKEIAPFLCCILRAIKRAEDAVDACKTPRLHILADIGSSAVNTSKCIDATSPQAPRSILLPSSLYKLGQTSMSDSQNKAKSHTQNTLEQRFMERVVHIFRSQISLHDQKCQEDTPAVVLEDGDLPLLLGNQIETSMTGSTEASKNNTRCSKKRTHLGLPEKSTTTTREMKNVTSKKCKTVEGGEHISRDSTVSLRTVESEIPKKKLERHSTCSKESAGASVSNNVTSSKPSGVVSTLKDTSNHGEAIIGQRIKLLSPADGCFHHGTVERFNSKSNSHKIAFDNGDVELVCLDSESWETLSHESMGQQEILRKETESFGSRVPEVKTKQQKKKMPTKLNPTAGEESVSEVTNTSDNIGLRRSRRRRMS, encoded by the exons ATGGAGAAAACTCCGACGGAGATTGTCTCCGAGATGGGTTCTCGTTTGCTTCAGTCATCTCGTCCGAACAAGGGCTCCCTTGTGAAATCACTTCGG GAAGCTGCTACTACTCTATCACAAATCGAGCAGCCTTTAGTCACCGAAACTGTGAGCAAGAAGAAAGCTCTGAAGCTGCTTGAAGCTGAGCTTAGACCGCTGAAGAAATCCATCATCAAGCATGACCTTCTTAAGAATCGTGATAACGACGTGAGTCTATTAGTCACTGTCTGTGTCAGTGAGATTTTTCGGATTCTGGCACCTGAGCCACCTTTTGAAGACAAGTATCTCAGG GATATCTTCAACCTCTTTCTAGCTGAGTTCTCTGAGCTCTCTGATACTGTAAGCCCTTATTTCTCGAGAAGGGCAAAGATCTTGGAGACAGTTTCTCGATGTAAATGCTCTCTGCTAATGCTGGACGTGGACTGCCATGACTTAATTCACGAGATGTTTAACACGTTTTTCTCTGTTGTAAG AGATCACTATCAACAGAATTTAGCTCATCAGAAAAACGCTAAAGTGCAGCAGCGAAAGGCTAACACGCAGCAAGCGCAACAAAGTTTATTTAATGACATTCTAACGATAATGACTGATATTCTGAAAGAAGAGGCAAGTTCGTCACTTGTCGGTGTTATTCTTGAAAATCTTGTGAAGGAGGGAAAG GATGCGACTCCTGCTGCTAATAACCTTGCGAGTTCTCTCATTAAAAACTGTACCGACACGCTTGAGCCGTTAATTTGCAGTTTTCTAACATCCTGTTTTATGGAGAAAGATTCTATCCAGTCCAATCTCAAAGATTCTTACCACGAAATCATATTCATGATCTCCTTAAATGCTCCCCAGATACTGCTAGCAATTATCCCGAACTTGACCCAGGAACTACTG ACTGATCAGGTTGATGTGAGAATAAAAGCTCTGAACTTAGCTGGAAGGATTTTTGCACAGCCTAACCACTGTTCCGGGGAGATATATCGAGATCTTTTTGTAGAGTTCTTGAGAAGATTCTCAGATAAATCTGCAGAAGTCAGAATGGCTGCATTGAAATGCGGGAAGCAGTGTTACTTGGCGAATCCCTCTGGAAATAAAGCATCTGGAGTTCTCA CTGCCATTCAAGAGCGCCTATTAGATTTCGATGATAGGGTTAGAACACAGGCTTTGGTTGTTGCTTGTGATATAATGAAGTCTAATATGAAGTATGCTCCTTTGAATCTGATCTCTGAGGCCACTGAGAGACTTCGGGATAAGAAG ATATCTGTTAGGAAGAAGGCTATGCAGCAGCTGTCAAAAGTGTATCAAGATTACTGTGACAAGTGTTCAAAAGGATATCTGACAATAAATGATCATTTTGAGCAAATCCCATGCAAAATCTTGTTGCTTTGCTGCGATAAAGATTGTAAAGAATCATG GTCCCACAATGTGGAACTTGTGCTATCCGATGATCTTTATCCTCGCCTTCTTCCAGTTGAGGAGAGGATGCGGCACTGGGTTCAATGTTTTGTCGTCATGAACCATATTCACTTGAAGTCACTCAATTCAATTTTATCTCAGAAAAGAAG GTTTCAAAGTGAATTGCGGCATTGCCTGACTATCTTGAGGGAGGCTAAG GATCACAATGTAGAAGaagtgaaaagaaaacaaaaaagctGTTTTGTAAAGCTTTCATCTGGCTTTCCAGACACTTCCAAGGCAGAAGATTTCTTTCACAGATTAGACCAAATGAACGACTCATCAATTTTTGATGCCTTAACTCTACTGCTGGATGAACTGACATTCACAAAAGCCCAGACTATTAGA GAGAAGTTTCTCGAGAGAATTGGTGCTAATCATCAACTTTTCGACTTCCTGCGCATACTTTCTACAAAATGTGCGCCTACTATATTTAGCTCAGAGCATGTCCGGTATCTTATGGATCAGCTTTCTAGCAGCACCTCTGACACGCAGTTGAAGGCTCCTTTCATCAAACTTCTTTTG GTAATCCTCAACATGTTCCCTTCTTACCTGAGAGGTTCAGAAAAACAGTTCTTGGAGCTATTAGAGGACGATGATTCAGTCGCTGACGAGCTAACTGAAGCTTTGTCAAAGGCAGCTCCTTATATTTCTGCCAACTTCAG TGACTATTCCCCTGTTCTGGAGAAGATGTGTCTGGAGGGTACTCGTTCTCGGGCAAAACATGCTGTTTCTGCCATTGCTTCGTTGGCTACATCATCTGAAAAATCTGTCTTTTCCAAGTTATGCAAG CTCAGAGATTCTTTGCTGTGTGGACGGAAAATTCCAACAACTCTGCAATCTTTGGCATGTGTTGGGCAATATTCTGTCTTGGCTTTtgacaatatatatgaagatatCAGTAGATACGTATACCAAATTTTTCAA GCGGAACCATCTGATAATCAGCCTCCTTGTGATCAGTCTTCTGGTTGCTGTAACTCTTGCAAGCTAAAG ATATATGGGCTCAAAACACTTGTGAAAAGTTTCTTGCCTCGCCATGGTCAAGTCGTAAGGAAAATCGATGACTTGTTAAACATTTTGAAGAAAACACTGAGATCACAAGGACTCGAAGGCATCAAATCATG CGATGACACGGGGGCTAATGTTAGACTGGCTGCTGCTAAAGCTGTTTTATTGCTTTCAAGGAAATGGGACCTTCATATTTCTCCTGAACTTTTCCGTCTTACCATCTCGATGGGAAAG GACTCCAACGCTTTTATAACCAAGACTTTTCTCACCAAATTACAGAAGCTATTGATGGAAAATATGATACCCAGAAGATACGCATGTGCTTTTTCGTTTTCCGTGTCTGGTCCCTGCAGAGATCTGCAAAATGAT TCACTTAGATATATCAATGGATTCATCAGAAATGCTACAAGAGAAGCTCGGGCAGGTCGGGATGTAGATCAACGGGAATCACTCACTGATTGTCCAGCTTACATGATAGTGTTCCTGATCCATGTTCTTGCACATGACCCGGATTTCCCTTCAGAAGACTGCATGGATGAGCATGTCTATGCTCGATTTTGTGG CCCTCTGTTGTCGGTCTTACAAGTGCTACTTAGTAACAAGGAAATAGCCCCTTTCTTGTGTTGTATCTTGCGTGCAATTAAAAGAGCTGAAGATGCTGTTGATGCTTGTAAAACTCCT AGGCTGCATATTCTAGCTGATATTGGTTCTTCAGCTGTCAACACATCAAAATGTATTGACGCGACTTCCCCACAAGCTCCACGGTCAATTTTGCTACCATCATCGCTGTACAAACTAGGCCAAACTAGCATGTCAGACAGCCAG AACAAGGCTAAGTCTCACACTCAAAATACTTTGGAACAAAGGTTCATGGAAAGAGTAGTTCATATATTCCGATCACAGATCTCTCTG CATGATCAGAAGTGTCAGGAAGATACCCCAGCAGTTGTTTTGGAGGATGGAGATTTGCCTCTATTATTGGGAAATCAAATCGAAACCTCAATGACTGGTTCCACTGAAGCCAGCAAAAACAACACTAGGTGTAGCAAAAAGCGGACTCATTTGGGTTTGCCTGAAAAAAGTACTACTACTACCAGAGAGATGAAGAATGTTACTTCCAAGAAGTGTAAAACAGTAGAAGGGGGAGAACACATTTCTCGTGATTCCACCGTATCTTTGAGAACAGTTGAGTCGGAAATTCCTAAAAAGAAGCTAGAGAGACACAGTACTTGTTCAAAGGAGAGTGCTGGGGCAAGTGTCAGCAACAATGTTACATCTTCCAAACCTTCCGGGGT
- the LOC106397702 gene encoding lysM domain-containing GPI-anchored protein 3, with product MKNPEKPILLFLILASTLASTATSKSTIEPCSTSSTCNSFLGYTLYTDLKVTELASLFQADPVSILLSNSISTSYPDVENHVLPSHLFLKIPITCSCVDGIRKSTSTRYKTRTSDTLDSIAGSVYGGLVSPEQIQVANPDIESLDVGTSLVIPLPCACFNGTDESLPAVYLSYVVRGVDTMGGIARRFSTTVADLTNVNAMGAPDINPGDILAVPLLACGSNFPKYATDYGLIIPNGSYALTADHCVQCSCSLGSRSMYCEPASLEVSCSSMQCRNSKFMLGNITSQETSAGCKLTTCTYNGFANGTILTTLSRSLQPRCPGPPQLAPLIAPPDTVPKELMYAPSPSPTPSPAPASDGVVSEGPSTVAAAPRGPTVASSSSIPGYPANGPAGSISIASCLTSYHSLVVSFISFASYSFVILV from the exons ATGAAGAACCCAGAAAAACCCATACTCCTGTTTCTAATCCTAGCTTCCACCTTAGCATCAACGGCCACTTCAAAATCAACAATAGAGCCCTGCTCCACGAGCTCCACGTGCAACTCCTTCCTCGGCTACACACTCTACACCGACCTCAAAGTCACAGAGCTCGCTTCCCTCTTCCAAGCCGACCCAGTCTCCATCCTCCTCTCCAACTCCATCTCCACCTCCTACCCCGACGTCGAGAACCACGTCCTCCCTTCCCACCTCTTCCTCAAGATCCCCATCACCTGCTCCTGCGTCGACGGCATCCGAAAATCCACCTCCACTCGTTACAAGACCCGCACCTCCGACACGCTCGACTCCATCGCCGGCTCCGTTTACGGCGGTCTCGTCTCCCCCGAGCAGATTCAGGTGGCCAATCCGGATATCGAGTCTCTTGATGTTGGGACGAGCCTTGTGATTCCTTTGCCGTGCGCTTGCTTCAATGGGACGGATGAGTCTCTCCCGGCGGTTTATCTGTCTTATGTTGTGAGAGGTGTGGACACGATGGGTGGGATTGCGAGGAGGTTCTCGACTACTGTTGCGGATTTGACGAATGTGAATGCCATGGGAGCTCCTGATATCAATCCTGGTGATATCCTCGCTGTCCCATTGCTAG CTTGTGGTTCAAACTTCCCCAAATACGCTACGGATTACGGACTGATCATTCCAAACGGAAGCTACGCTCTCACCGCAGACCACTGTGTACAATGCAGCTGTTCACTCGGAAGCCGCAG TATGTACTGTGAGCCTGCTTCTTTGGAAGTCTCTTGCTCTAGTATGCAATGTAGAAACAGCAAGTTCATGCTAGGGAACATCACTTCGCAGGAGACTAGTGCTGGTTGTAAACTCACCACTTGTACTTACAATGGTTTCGCCAATGGCACTATCTTGACCACGCTATCCAGGTCTCTACAACCTCGATGTCCTG GACCTCCACAATTGGCTCCCCTTATAGCTCCACCTGATACTGTTCCAAAGGAACTGATGTATGCACCTTCACCCTCACCTACACCTTCACCCGCACCGGCGTCTGATGGTGTTGTTAGTGAAGGACCCTCCACAGTTGCAGCTGCACCAAGAGGACCTACGGTTGCTTCAAGCAGTTCTATTCCTGGCTATCCAGCTAATGGTCCAGCTGGGAGTATCTCTATAGCTTCTTGCCTGACTAGCTATCACTCACTCGTTGTGTCTTTTATctcttttgcttcttactcttttGTAATCTTGGTTTAG